The sequence below is a genomic window from Equus caballus isolate H_3958 breed thoroughbred chromosome 11, TB-T2T, whole genome shotgun sequence.
CTCCCTTACCCACCAGCTGCCTGCCCTtgtgcctcccctccctcccagcccctccaggaGGACCTGCAGGCCAGCCGGGGGCAGGGAACTCAGGGGAGCCTCACTTCTGATGTTTATTGCCTGCACACGGCCTGCTGTCTGGTTCCTTGAAAACCTGGGCTTGGGGTTGATATGTGGGAAGCCTGAGTCCAAGCAAGGCCAGGAAGCCCCTTCCTACCCCACAAATTGGCAGTCAGGCTGGAGACTAGGGCCGGGGGTGGGACGTGTTCCAGCAGAGCCCCTGTCTTGGCAGACTTGGCGATAGGAATTCCATCCCTGACTAATCTTAGGGCTGAAGCCTCCTGGGTCAGAGAAACCTCTAGGCCCAGAGGATCCAGAGGCCTCAGGGCTTGCCTGAGCATCCTCTTGGGTAACTTGGGGGCCAGACCAATCCAGTAGACAGCCCTTGGGCCCCCAATACTTGGGAAAGGGGAAGAAGTATGAGCAGAACAGCAGGTGGTTGGGAAGATGGTGTGGgagcccccacctccactccagTCCATAATGACAACACTGTGGAGTCCATTCTGCTAGCTGTTGCTTTTCAGGCCTGCAACATGCTTGACTTGCGCATGTGAACCAAGTGGCGGGTGTCCAgactctcctctccttccccttgtcccctccttttcctgctgcctccccACAGAGCAGAGATGCTGTTCACTCTAATTCTGCTCCAGGCCAGGCACCTTTCACTCGGAGTCTTAGGGACTGTGGGGTTCAACCACCCTGATTGTTTTGTTTCAAACTTTCCTCATGCTCAGAGGAGAGAGTCAGAGTCAAAGCTGGCCCAGCAGACCCCTTGTCCAGCCTCCTGCCCCTTACCCAGTCACTCCAGAGCTCCAGCTGTCTGCACTGGGTTAGTTCAGAGATGCAGTGTTCAAGCCTGGCTGGTTCAGCTCCTTCCTGGAGAATTAAGGTGAAGAGCATTGACCCGGGAGACTTGCCTTGGTTGGGCCCTGCTTTCTGGGCTTGAGCTCATTTCCCTGTGTGCCCACCTTCCACCCTCTGCACCTGTCACCCCTCCCTGCGTGCCCAcctgctgcctgctgcctgcctgggcctgctccCCACCTGGTGCCTCCCACAACTGGCCTCTCCTGCCTGCTGCAGGGGCATGAGCTGGGCTCCTGCCCTACCCCACCTGCATTtgtcccctccctcttcccagagTCTCGGGCATGGCTTGCAACCCCTCACTCCCAGAGCTGCACCAAGTATGTTCCCTTAATTTGCCTCCTGGTGGAGCTGAAGGGCCAGATATCTACAATAATCCTAGCCATGGGTCTGGGAAGAGAGCCCTGGGGCCAAGACAGAGCAGCCCCTAAAGGGCCTGGAGGGGGCTCAGCTCAGCCCTGCCCACTGAGACACACCCAGAGCTGGAGTCTAGCTCCCACAAAAACCAGGCCAAGGTCTGCTCCAGACTCATAGCAGGCCAGAGCCCAGGCCATGGTTTGCAGAAGAAAGTACTGCTTGAAAGAAGTCTcttcacacacacagagctttctttccttgttcttcttcgctcttctctgctctctctccctcctgacGTCATCTCCTAGTCCTTTCACAGCCTGCCCTCACTTTGCTTCATCTTCGTGGCTCACTGGACCTGCCAGGGTCCCCCATGAGCAATGCCCTGCCCCGCTTGGGTTCTCAAGGGTCTCGAGGTCTGATTCAGACTAGCTGGGCTGGCTGAGAAGGCTCCGTCTGCGGGTGGTGTAGATGTGTCCAAGGAGCTGTTTTCTGAGGCTCCACTTGGACGCATTCTTGTGGATGGTGGAGCTGTGTGCCCAGCCACCGCCTCCATCCCCACCATGGCCTGACACCCCTGGGAATTTTGCCCTTCCTGCCAGGTCCCCTGTGTGTTTGTAGGAGGCCACCGTGCTGAGTGCAGTCAGGCTTGGCAAGGATGGAGAACTCAAGAGGAACCCATGCGAGCTGGCAGCAGGGGCGCTTGGCCTGGACAGGGAGCACTGCTCCTCATTAGCCACTAGCCACTGTGGGCCAGGACAGGAGGACAGGTGCCTGGGGTCCCTCGGGGGCTTTGATCGATAGAGAACCCTGGCTTGAGAAGATTCAAAGTTTGTAGTGTTTTGGGCATCTTCCTGCAAATCTGAATTTGCCCAAGAGGACCAGGCTGAATCCTCAAAGGCCAAGCTAGCTGGTGGCATTTAGAGAGCTCAGGCTTTTgttgttccttctctttttttcttctccctctagtGTTTATTCCATTGCTGTTAACAAGATGGAGAGAACAGACACAGTCACCCACGAGTCGGTCAAAGTATTTCATCATGTACAGAAAGACTcggtggaggctgggaagtgtcAGGCACCCTCCCTCTCCACCGTTTACATCTCTGTGCTCTGAACCAAGCAGGCAGCATTCCTGTGGTTCTCCACTAATGGGTGGCTTCATGCTACAGCCCAGAGCTCACACCTGGGCACAGAGGTGGACATGCTGCAGGGTGCTTAGGGGAGGAGGCCTGCCAAGCCCTCACCATggcccccttcctgcccccagaTGCTGTCGACATGATCGAGATGCAGGGCTTTGGGCCCAGCCTGCCAGCCTGGCACCTGGAGCCCCTGTGCAGCCagggctcctcctgcccctcctgctcCACCAGCAGCTCCCCATATGCAACCCCCAGTCACTGCAGCTGTGTCCCCGACCGGTGAGTGGGCAGGGCCTGGAACACCAGCTTCCTGGGGGTGTGTCTGTTCTTGTGCGTGTATCAGTCTGTCCTTAGGGGCTGTGTCACTTGCCTGACAGGGTGGCCTCATGTTGGACAGACATGGGTTTGAATTTCACTCCTGCTACCCATGTGACTTTGGCAAATTACTGAGTTTCTATGAGGTTCTacgtttctgagcctcagtttactcatctgtaaaatggggataatgccaCCTGCTTCTTAAGGTacctgtgaggactaaatgaggtCTGTAACCCATGTGAGCACCCAGAgctgggcctggcacatggtaggtgctcaggaCTTGTGAGCTCCTCTTCCCAACATGGATGTAGATCCTCCATTAGGCTGTACGTCTAAGGACACGCAACAGATCTGAGCAtctgccatgtgccaggaacAGTATGTGAATGGCGTTTGTATGAGGGTCATGTGCCAGCACTTGATGCTTTTGCTGGCTGCTTTCTTTTACCTGTTACTTCATTTTTTACCTCTTATTCCTGATGACCCTGAGATGGTTCTCTCCATTTTCACATGAGGAAACCAAAATTCACTAATGTGAAGTGAAGTTAGTTGCCCAAGTTCCCCTGGGTGGTTGGGGACCAGGCTGGGGCCCTGGGAGCTCTACCCAGAGTGGCTGGCAGGGACAGGGATGTGGATCCTGCTCCCTGTACCACTCCAAGTGCCTTACCTGCTCCCAAGCCAGAATGTCCTTCATTTTCAACCTCCTCCCACCAGAGGGGCCATAGGCCCCTCTCTTCTGAGCCCAGTTGTTTCCACAGGTTGCCACTCAGGCTACTGTGTGAGAGCATGAAGAGGCAGATTGTGTCCCGAGCCTTCTATGGCTGTAAgtgtggggtgaggtggggctgcgaggggctggggtgggagctgggggaaCCACGTGGTCACAGCCTCCTGGCTCCCCCGACTCCACAGGGCTGGCCTACTGCCGCCACCTATCCACGGTGCGGACCCACCTGTCAGCACTGGTGCATCACAACATCATCCCGCCCACCTGGCCcccaggggcctctgggggcCTCACCAAGGATGTGTGGAGCAAGTATCAGAAGGATGAAAAGGTGCACACTCTGGGGGGCTGGTGCCAGAGGCCAGGTCAAGGGGCTGGAGGTGCAGCAGTGAGTGCAGAGCAACCTGCTCTGGGAGCAGCTTCCACAGACCAAATGGGCATTCAGATAAAATGTAGTAGGGTCATGGTTGACTGATGGTCTTGGAGTGGCCCAGGTCACCATAGGATCTTAGACAGCTGGGACTGTGGGTTTCCATGGGACAGGGCTGGACTGGTTCCGTTCTGCTTCCACATTACTCCACAACCTTGGGCAAATCTGTGTCTCTCTGGACTCCACTGCCTGCCCTAGAAGGGATGGGGTTGAAATAGATCTCATCCAGGTCTAATCTGGAGTGGAGAGGACATGACTACCCTGAAGAAGGGTTTGCTGGGCTTCAACGGAATGACTGAATCACTGTCTCCAGCCCTAGCTCTCTTTGGGATGGGGTCACCTAGCTTGGCCGCAGTGATGGCAGGCACAGTCTTTCCTCTTTGGGTCCCTCAGAACTACAAAGAGCTGGAGCTGCTACGGCAAGTTTACTACGGAGGCGTGCAGCATGAGATCCGCAAGGACGTCTGGCCCTTTCTGCTTGGCCACTACAAGTTTGGCATGAGCAAGAAGGAGATGGAAGAGGTAAGGGGAGCCTGATCCCATGAAGATAGGGAGATGGGCAGCCAGGCCAAGGGACCCCCAGGTGGGGTCTCAGAAGCTTCAGCCTCTTCCCAGCCAGAAAGAAACATGGCAGAGGAAGGTGTTAGGAGAGCAGCCCCACCGTCCTCACCCCTAGGCCCGACCCTAGTCTCCAGGTGTCCCAGGAGGACAGCTACAGAGGAGAGCCTGGTGCACCTCTCCCTCCATGGTCATGGTGTGGTCTGAGTACAGGTGGACTCAGCGGTGGCAGCGAGGTACCAGCGCGTGTTGGCAGAGTGGAAGGCCTGCGAGGTGGTGGTGAGGCAGCGGGAGCGGGAGGCTCACCCAGCCACACTCACCAAGTTCTCCTCAGGCAGCAGCATCGACAGCCACGTGCAGCGCCTCATCCACCGAGATTCCACCATCAGTAATGACGTGAGCCAGACGGGACCTGGGGGGTGCTGGGGCAGGGACCACCAGTATTTTATACGCAAGAGTCCTGAGCACCAGCCTGACCTCTAGTCCTCACTAGCAGTGGAGCCCTAGGAGAATAGCTTAATGTATCTGTGTCTCATTTTCTTCCAGGGAAAAATGGGATGACTGTCTCCCTGCTGCCCACTTCTCTGGGTATTGCAGGAATAAAATGAGATAGTACATTGTGTTCTATTTTAATATACTAACAAGGAAAGATGGATTTATTGTGATTTAGGGAAGCCCTCCCTCCTTGTAGAGAGACCTCAAGGCTAGGCACAGGCAgccctgggttctagtcccaCACCCACTACTGACAAGATGAATAACTTCTCTTCCcatctctgggtctcagtgtcTCCTTTCGGCTCTGCTATCCTCTGATTGTAGAGGCTTCACTGAGAGCTGTTGGCCAGCGACCAGGAGAGCTTTAGAGTGGTCCCATTGTGTTTACTGGCAAGATCTCCCCTCCCACATGATGTTTTCCATCACCTTATAGAATTGACTATGCAAAACCAGTTGAGAGCCTGAGTAGTTCTCCTGGCATCGACTCTGTGTTTAGCTGAACAGCAAGTCCCAAACCGTGGCTGCTAGGCCCAACCAGAGCTGAAAAGTTTCAGTTTTAAGGACATTCTTTTATTaacttaggtttttttctttaaaatagcctctttagggggctggccccgtggctgagtggttaggtttgcgtgctccactttggtggcccagggtttcgctggttcggatcctgggtgcagacatggtaccactcatcaagccatgctgaggtggcgtcccacatgccacaactagaagcactcacaactaaaagtacacaactatgtaccgggtggctttggcgtgaaaaaggaaaaataaagtctttaaaatagCCTCTTTAGATCACATATATTCTTGTTACTTTAATAAATCTTTGCTAATATTAATGGAAAACTCAAGCTAGAGCAAGACTTAAAGAAATATAACTACTAAGGCACACTCTCCTCTTCATGTGCTTTGTCCTTAATCCTCTTTTCTGGAACatagtctctttctctctggctttAGGTTTCATAAAATCCTGAGTGTGTACCAGTGCACCACTGCTTAGCTCACGGACAGCAGGGGCCCTCCTCGCTGGCACTGTTCTGAGGCTCTAGATTGCTGTACAATCGTGGCCTTACCTGCCGCTAACCCAAAACTTCATGCTTCTTGCCCAAAGTGGAAACTCCTTTTAGTATCCCTTTCCCTCCATAGtctaaatagaaaaggaaaaagaaaacaatctgtaTATGTCTGTCTCATTTTCCCTGTGACTTGTCTAGGGTGGTGGACTGTTTCCAATCAGTAGAATATGTTTCCTTTCACTTCTTGCCTCTCCTCAGCTTGTCTGAAACTAGTATAACTGGTTAAGTGCTTGCTAGAGAAGTCTCCTGCCTTGTTCTGCTGAACATTCAGAGTACTGAAAATAAGGGAGAACTTATTTTCCTGACACCTCCAGCCTGCCATCCCCCCAGGCTGCCCAGTGGCCACACCAAGACTTTAACGAAGCTCTCCTGAACTGAGGCAGCCCTGGGACTTCAGGTGTTGTTAAAACTACACTTAGCTCACACTGGCCGTCAAGTGTCCAGGCCTCTGGTTCCCCTTCTTCCCAGAGCAGCCCCAGGAAGGTCTGGAGTGCTTCACACTTTTTCTCATACCCCAGGACGAGGCCTGAGGTGGAGGACTGGATAGGGCTGAAGATGGTGTCTTCATGTTTGCCCAGAGCATGATTTCTCCCCACTTGGTCAGCTGCGTCAGAAGGGGAGGCTTGGTGCCCAGGGGAGACAGTGTTAGAGGCCATGAGGTGGGAGTAGGGGATGTGAAGAGAATTCTCCATCCCTCTTGTTCTGACCCCAGGAAGGAAATGGCAAGCAGAGGGAAGGTGCTGGAGTGCAGCTGTGAGCCCCACTCTCTGTTCACCCTCACCAGGTGTTTATCTCTGTGGATGACCTGGAACCCCCAAGGCCCCCAGGCACTGAAGATTCCAGACCAGAGCCCGAGCAAGAACCAGGAGCAGGGTCCCCGGGCACCGCGGTGGTGGAACAGCAGCAGTCAGTGGAGTTTGACTCTCCCGACTCAGGACTGCCTTCCTCTCGCAATtactctgtgacctcaggcatcCAGTCGAGCATAGATGAGGGGCAGAGTGTGGGCTTTGAGGAGGATGGCGGTGGGGAAGAAGGCTCTGATGGGTCAGTTCCTGCAGCCCACGCTTTCTCCGAGCCCCAAGATCCCAACCAGGAGAAGACCTCGCGGCCCAGCGAgctggaggcaggggaggagctTGCGGCTGTTTGTGCTGCTGCCTACACTGTATGTGGACGATCCTGAGGCACTGTTCTCAGCTGGCCCCAGAGGCCCTTCTGACATTCCAAGGCTTGGGTAGACACcggtgggtgggaggtgggggtgccCTGACTGTCCTGGAGGGGGCCACTGAGCCTATCTCTCAGCATCCCCAGAGGACTCTGTTCTGAGTCCTTTGGTTCCCTGCCTTTGCTGCATTCCTTTATGTGGGCATCACGTCGGCCCCCAGCTCACCCCTGAGGGCCCTCCACTCTTTCAGATAGAAATACTGGACACTGTGGCCTTAAATCTGCACCGCATAGACAAGGATGTGCAGCGATGTGACCGCAACTACTGGTACTTCACGCCCCCCAACCTCGAGAGGCTCAGAGACATCATGTGCAGGTGCCATTGTAGGGCAGGGCTCGGGGTGGGAGGCAAGGACCCTGCTCTGAAAGGTTAAGCCCCTCAGGCACCCTGCTCTTCTCCCCTGCACTTCCTCACACTTGGCTACCTCTGTCTAGAACACTTTCCCTGCagtgtcccccaccccacccctcttcATTCTTAAAGGTCTTTCAGTCCTCAGCTTTGGCCATACTTCTTCAGAAAGCGTTAGCTGAATTCCCTCACCCCAGCATACCAAGCAGTGACAGCCTGTTCATTGGCTCTTTCCCTGAGCCCCTGAGGGCCTGGAACACGGGCTATGGGGTTCACCATCATACTCTTAAGGCTTTAGGATGGCAAAAAGGCTGGCTTCTGGGTAGCAGGTTGCTCTAGGGGCCATCTCCCCAGGGGGAGGTGAGGATGGTGCATACCCACAGTGACTCTGTCCCTGGCATTTCAGCTACGTGTGGGAACACCTGGATGTGGGCTATGTGCAGGGCATGTGCGACCTGCTGGCACCTCTCCTGGTCATCCTTGACAATGGTGAGggacagggctgggggcaggggtagTGGGGAGTGTTCCCAAAATGGTGTTTGGATTGAGCTGACATAAgctggagaaaggaaaagcagacCACTAGGTCTGGAAGGGTGGGCATGTAAACCAGCCCTGTCCTCTGGGCCACAGGACACCCCCTGTGAAGTGAGGCATTGGGGTCTCCTGCCCTGAAGCCACATTCCCATCTCCCCTCAGATCAGCTGGCCTACAGCTGTTTCAGCCACCTCATGAAGAGGATGAGCCAGAACTTCCCCAATGGGGGCGCCATGGACACCCACTTTGCCAACATGCGCTCCCTCATCCAGGTGAGGTCTGCATCTGCCCGTGGGCATCTGACCAGGCACCGCCAGGCTTGTCCATCATCCACAGAGAAGCCAGGGAGCATTCCAAAAATGACCTTTACGTATAAGTttagtttctttcatttaaaaaaacagttttcagTGTTACAAGTCAAGGAGCAATATCCCTATGTGAATGCTTGTGCTCATGAAAGTTCTGGTGAGTAGTGTGGTTGATGATGCAATCAAACACTGAGAAAATGGTATCACTCCAAAAAGCACATCCCAGAGAGACAGGTGGTGCAGCAGAGTGCAGCCTCCACCTAAGGGGACAGGAGGGGACTCAAGTACAGCTGCCCAGCAGCCGGCAGCACAGCAGATGGGCCTGGTAGAGGATGGGGGTGGCCGGGAGAGGCAGCGTCACTTCAGTGTGTCTCCCTTTCTCCACTTGCACAAGATCCTGGACTCAGAACTGTTTGAACTGATGCATCAGAACGGAGACTACACCCACTTCTACTTCTGTTACCGCTGGTTCCTGCTGGATTTTAAGAGAGGTAAGAGGCAGGTTGGATggtggggctggggtcagggCCAGCAGGAGatctcccttccccacagtcagtggttctcagccctaaCTGGAACCACCTGGCAAGCTTTTTAGACACACCAGTGCCGTGGGCCCCATCCAGCCCCAGACTTGCTAAGTGTGGCTGCCTGGGCAGCCGTGAGTTCAGAGCTCCTTAGGTGAATCCAAACTGCCACCAGGGTTGAAAATCACCCTGAGATGATGGTTTTCAGAACTGTTTTCAAACCAAATCTTCCCAAGCACCAAGGCCTCTAAAAGCAGATCTAGTCTAGCTGACAAGAGTACAGGTGTGGGGTGTGCAGCTGCCCAGCATGCAGGACTCACCAGGGAGAAGGGCAGGGGCTTGGCCTGGGGCATAGAACCCGCCACCTTGGGCTTGGTTGTGTGTAATGGGGAGACTCCCAGGACTTTGGCCCCTGGAGCTCTGTCTCCACATGTGGCTCCATCCAGAGGCCTGTGGGCAGCCAGTCGCAGTCTTAGTCCCTTGCTGTCCCCAGAGCTGCTGTATGAGGATGTGTTTGCTGTGTGGGAGGTGATCTGGGCAGCCCGGCACATCTCATCGGAACACTTTGTCCTGTTCATCGCTCTGGCCCTGGTGGAGGCCTATCGTGAGATTATCCGTGACAACAACATGGACTTCACTGACATCATCAAGTTCTTCAATGGTAGGAACTGGTCCAGCCATCCTGGCTGCCCCCATCAGGGGTATGAGGGCCTCCTCTCCTGGCCTGAGCAGAGTTGCAGGGGCTGTCAGAAATACCAGGT
It includes:
- the SGSM2 gene encoding small G protein signaling modulator 2 isoform X2 is translated as MGSAEDAVKEKLLWNVKKEVKQIMEEAVTRKFVHEDSSHIIALCGAVEVCLLHQLRRRAAGFLRSDKMAALFTKVGKTCPVAGEICHKVQELQQQVEGRKASGVSQEALRRQASASGKAPALSPQALKHVWVRTALIEKVLDRVVQYLVENCSKYYEKEALLADPVFGPILASLLVGPCALEYTKLKTADHYWTDPSADELVQRHRIRGPPNRQDFPAKRPALGIRKRHSSGSSAEDRLAACAREYVESLHQNSRTRLLYGKNNVLVQPKEDMEAVPGYLSLHQSAESLTLKWTPNQLMNGTLGDSELEKSVYWDYALVVPFSQIVCIHCHQQKSGGTLVLVSQDGIQRPPLHFPQGGHLLSFLSCLENGLLPRGQLEPPLWTQQGKGKVFPKLRKRSSMRSVDMEEMGVGRAADYVFRIIYPGHRHEHITINYHHLAASRAASVDDDEEEEDKLHAMLSMICSRNLTAPNPMKDAVDMIEMQGFGPSLPAWHLEPLCSQGSSCPSCSTSSSPYATPSHCSCVPDRLPLRLLCESMKRQIVSRAFYGWLAYCRHLSTVRTHLSALVHHNIIPPTWPPGASGGLTKDVWSKYQKDEKNYKELELLRQVYYGGVQHEIRKDVWPFLLGHYKFGMSKKEMEESPGVPGGQLQRRAWCTSPSMVMVWSEYRWTQRWQRGSSIDSHVQRLIHRDSTISNDVFISVDDLEPPRPPGTEDSRPEPEQEPGAGSPGTAVVEQQQSVEFDSPDSGLPSSRNYSVTSGIQSSIDEGQSVGFEEDGGGEEGSDGSVPAAHAFSEPQDPNQEKTSRPSELEAGEELAAVCAAAYTIEILDTVALNLHRIDKDVQRCDRNYWYFTPPNLERLRDIMCSYVWEHLDVGYVQGMCDLLAPLLVILDNDQLAYSCFSHLMKRMSQNFPNGGAMDTHFANMRSLIQILDSELFELMHQNGDYTHFYFCYRWFLLDFKRELLYEDVFAVWEVIWAARHISSEHFVLFIALALVEAYREIIRDNNMDFTDIIKFFNERAEHHDAQEILRIARDLVHKVQMLIENK
- the SGSM2 gene encoding small G protein signaling modulator 2 isoform X3; its protein translation is MGSAEDAVKEKLLWNVKKEVKQIMEEAVTRKFVHEDSSHIIALCGAVEVCLLHQLRRRAAGFLRSDKMAALFTKVGKTCPVAGEICHKVQELQQQVEGRKASGVSQEALRRQASASGKAPALSPQALKHVWVRTALIEKVLDRVVQYLVENCSKYYEKEALLADPVFGPILASLLVGPCALEYTKLKTADHYWTDPSADELVQRHRIRGPPNRQDFPAKRPALGIRKRHSSGSSAEDRLAACAREYVESLHQNSRTRLLYGKNNVLVQPKEDMEAVPGYLSLHQSAESLTLKWTPNQLMNGTLGDSELEKSVYWDYALVVPFSQIVCIHCHQQKSGGTLVLVSQDGIQRPPLHFPQGGHLLSFLSCLENGLLPRGQLEPPLWTQQGKGKVFPKLRKRSSMRSVDMEEMGVGRAADYVFRIIYPGHRHEHNAVDMIEMQGFGPSLPAWHLEPLCSQGSSCPSCSTSSSPYATPSHCSCVPDRLPLRLLCESMKRQIVSRAFYGWLAYCRHLSTVRTHLSALVHHNIIPPTWPPGASGGLTKDVWSKYQKDEKNYKELELLRQVYYGGVQHEIRKDVWPFLLGHYKFGMSKKEMEEVDSAVAARYQRVLAEWKACEVVVRQREREAHPATLTKFSSGSSIDSHVQRLIHRDSTISNDVFISVDDLEPPRPPGTEDSRPEPEQEPGAGSPGTAVVEQQQSVEFDSPDSGLPSSRNYSVTSGIQSSIDEGQSVGFEEDGGGEEGSDGSVPAAHAFSEPQDPNQEKTSRPSELEAGEELAAVCAAAYTIEILDTVALNLHRIDKDVQRCDRNYWYFTPPNLERLRDIMCSYVWEHLDVGYVQGMCDLLAPLLVILDNDQLAYSCFSHLMKRMSQNFPNGGAMDTHFANMRSLIQILDSELFELMHQNGDYTHFYFCYRWFLLDFKRELLYEDVFAVWEVIWAARHISSEHFVLFIALALVEAYREIIRDNNMDFTDIIKFFNERAEHHDAQEILRIARDLVHKVQMLIENK
- the SGSM2 gene encoding small G protein signaling modulator 2 isoform X1, producing MGSAEDAVKEKLLWNVKKEVKQIMEEAVTRKFVHEDSSHIIALCGAVEVCLLHQLRRRAAGFLRSDKMAALFTKVGKTCPVAGEICHKVQELQQQVEGRKASGVSQEALRRQASASGKAPALSPQALKHVWVRTALIEKVLDRVVQYLVENCSKYYEKEALLADPVFGPILASLLVGPCALEYTKLKTADHYWTDPSADELVQRHRIRGPPNRQDFPAKRPALGIRKRHSSGSSAEDRLAACAREYVESLHQNSRTRLLYGKNNVLVQPKEDMEAVPGYLSLHQSAESLTLKWTPNQLMNGTLGDSELEKSVYWDYALVVPFSQIVCIHCHQQKSGGTLVLVSQDGIQRPPLHFPQGGHLLSFLSCLENGLLPRGQLEPPLWTQQGKGKVFPKLRKRSSMRSVDMEEMGVGRAADYVFRIIYPGHRHEHITINYHHLAASRAASVDDDEEEEDKLHAMLSMICSRNLTAPNPMKDAVDMIEMQGFGPSLPAWHLEPLCSQGSSCPSCSTSSSPYATPSHCSCVPDRLPLRLLCESMKRQIVSRAFYGWLAYCRHLSTVRTHLSALVHHNIIPPTWPPGASGGLTKDVWSKYQKDEKNYKELELLRQVYYGGVQHEIRKDVWPFLLGHYKFGMSKKEMEEVDSAVAARYQRVLAEWKACEVVVRQREREAHPATLTKFSSGSSIDSHVQRLIHRDSTISNDVFISVDDLEPPRPPGTEDSRPEPEQEPGAGSPGTAVVEQQQSVEFDSPDSGLPSSRNYSVTSGIQSSIDEGQSVGFEEDGGGEEGSDGSVPAAHAFSEPQDPNQEKTSRPSELEAGEELAAVCAAAYTIEILDTVALNLHRIDKDVQRCDRNYWYFTPPNLERLRDIMCSYVWEHLDVGYVQGMCDLLAPLLVILDNDQLAYSCFSHLMKRMSQNFPNGGAMDTHFANMRSLIQILDSELFELMHQNGDYTHFYFCYRWFLLDFKRELLYEDVFAVWEVIWAARHISSEHFVLFIALALVEAYREIIRDNNMDFTDIIKFFNERAEHHDAQEILRIARDLVHKVQMLIENK
- the SGSM2 gene encoding small G protein signaling modulator 2 isoform X4, coding for MGSAEDAVKEKLLWNVKKEVKQIMEEAVTRKFVHEDSSHIIALCGAVEVCLLHQLRRRAAGFLRSDKMAALFTKVGKTCPVAGEICHKVQELQQQVEGRKASGVSQEALRRQASASGKAPALSPQALKHVWVRTALIEKVLDRVVQYLVENCSKYYEKEALLADPVFGPILASLLVGPCALEYTKLKTADHYWTDPSADELVQRHRIRGPPNRQDFPAKRPALGIRKRHSSGSSAEDRLAACAREYVESLHQNSRTRLLYGKNNVLVQPKEDMEAVPGYLSLHQSAESLTLKWTPNQLMNGTLGDSELEKSVYWDYALVVPFSQIVCIHCHQQKSGGTLVLVSQDGIQRPPLHFPQGGHLLSFLSCLENGLLPRGQLEPPLWTQQGKGKVFPKLRKRSSMRSVDMEEMGVGRAADYVFRIIYPGHRHEHNAVDMIEMQGFGPSLPAWHLEPLCSQGSSCPSCSTSSSPYATPSHCSCVPDRLPLRLLCESMKRQIVSRAFYGWLAYCRHLSTVRTHLSALVHHNIIPPTWPPGASGGLTKDVWSKYQKDEKNYKELELLRQVYYGGVQHEIRKDVWPFLLGHYKFGMSKKEMEESPGVPGGQLQRRAWCTSPSMVMVWSEYRWTQRWQRGSSIDSHVQRLIHRDSTISNDVFISVDDLEPPRPPGTEDSRPEPEQEPGAGSPGTAVVEQQQSVEFDSPDSGLPSSRNYSVTSGIQSSIDEGQSVGFEEDGGGEEGSDGSVPAAHAFSEPQDPNQEKTSRPSELEAGEELAAVCAAAYTIEILDTVALNLHRIDKDVQRCDRNYWYFTPPNLERLRDIMCSYVWEHLDVGYVQGMCDLLAPLLVILDNDQLAYSCFSHLMKRMSQNFPNGGAMDTHFANMRSLIQILDSELFELMHQNGDYTHFYFCYRWFLLDFKRELLYEDVFAVWEVIWAARHISSEHFVLFIALALVEAYREIIRDNNMDFTDIIKFFNERAEHHDAQEILRIARDLVHKVQMLIENK